The proteins below come from a single Saccharophagus degradans 2-40 genomic window:
- a CDS encoding chemotaxis protein CheW → MEPMEKTDNLDRSSTGTNNTAMDGGLDSSVTDQYLTFIVAEEEYGVDILCVQEIRGWESATPLPNAPDHIKGVINLRGTIVPVIDLRTCFSLEVVDYSPITVVIVLKVKTAQGSRTVGIVVDAVSDVYTLNPRDMKPAPDLGDSVATEFIRGLANIDNKMVILLDMDRLLKLDGMPDLSTLKDQVQV, encoded by the coding sequence ATGGAACCGATGGAAAAAACTGACAATCTTGATCGGTCATCTACGGGAACTAATAATACCGCTATGGATGGCGGTTTGGATTCTAGCGTAACCGATCAATACTTAACCTTTATTGTGGCAGAGGAAGAATACGGCGTGGATATTCTTTGCGTTCAAGAAATTCGCGGTTGGGAGTCGGCCACGCCACTGCCTAACGCGCCCGATCATATAAAAGGGGTAATTAATTTGCGTGGCACCATCGTGCCTGTTATCGATTTGCGTACGTGTTTTAGTCTGGAGGTTGTGGATTACTCGCCGATTACAGTAGTAATTGTTTTAAAAGTAAAAACTGCACAAGGCAGCCGTACGGTTGGCATAGTTGTGGATGCAGTTAGCGATGTATATACCCTTAACCCTCGCGATATGAAGCCCGCCCCCGACCTAGGTGATTCTGTTGCTACTGAGTTTATTCGAGGGCTAGCAAATATAGACAACAAAATGGTGATTCTACTCGATATGGATCGCTTGCTAAAACTCGACGGTATGCCAGATCTTTCTA